A genomic window from Gemmatimonadaceae bacterium includes:
- a CDS encoding metal-sensitive transcriptional regulator has translation MTTHVKKALSVASAGCSCAAHADGGRKAVAVDPGIKASNTKRLRRVEGQVRGLQKMIEEDRYCADILTQISSVQEALRAVGRELMRNHLKHCAAHAIKQGEPEAEAMYDELVDMIYKSSR, from the coding sequence ATGACAACACACGTGAAGAAGGCACTTTCCGTGGCGTCGGCGGGTTGTTCCTGCGCCGCCCACGCGGACGGCGGCCGCAAGGCCGTGGCCGTGGACCCGGGCATCAAGGCCAGCAACACCAAGCGACTGCGTCGCGTGGAGGGTCAGGTGCGCGGCCTGCAGAAGATGATCGAGGAGGACCGCTACTGCGCCGACATCCTGACGCAGATCTCCTCGGTGCAGGAGGCGCTACGGGCGGTCGGACGGGAACTGATGCGCAACCATCTCAAGCATTGCGCGGCGCACGCCATCAAGCAGGGCGAACCAGAGGCCGAGGCGATGTACGACGAACTCGTGGATATGATCTACAAGAGCAGCAGGTAA
- a CDS encoding heavy-metal-associated domain-containing protein, with protein MTTATLTITGMSCSSCLRHVQQALNAVDGARLDELRIGRATVTYDETQVSAEAIAEAVRGAGYGVDAVM; from the coding sequence ATGACGACCGCGACGCTGACCATCACCGGAATGAGCTGCTCGAGCTGCCTTCGGCACGTGCAGCAGGCGCTCAACGCCGTCGACGGTGCGCGGCTCGATGAGCTGCGCATCGGCCGCGCGACGGTGACCTACGACGAGACGCAGGTCTCGGCGGAAGCCATCGCCGAGGCGGTGCGCGGCGCGGGGTACGGCGTCGACGCGGTGATGTAG
- a CDS encoding copper-translocating P-type ATPase has product MTTNVVARIPVTGMTCAACQARVQKTLAKQPGVTDASVNLMMATATVTYDPAAVQPEALVAAIEASGYGAELPRDDRSAFEEQEARDRETAEEFEALKRKAIASGVIGALAMAVMPWMHQMMWITWVLLVVTGAIMATAGRHFYVRAWQALRHGGADMNTLVALGTGAAFLYSVIATVTPGFFTSRGVGADVYYEAVLLIIAFILTGNAFEARAKRNTAAALRALVQLQPRTARVLRSLVEQDIPIADVEPGDFVVVRPGERIPVDGVVHKGESAVDESMLTGESLPVAKKPGDAVFGGTINRTGAFRLKATTLGEDSMLARIVKLMRDAQGSRAPIQALADRISAVFVPVVVVIALLTFGAWMLLAGEGALVRGFAAAVTVLIIACPCAMGLAVPTAVMVATGKGAELGVLIKGGEALQRAGDVETIVLDKTGTVTEGKPMVTDLVVIVAGSEQELLGQVASLERLSEHPLADAIVQAAMARGASAGSAEGFASVTGKGVTGVVDGAALAVGNGALMADYAIDVAPLAVEAVRLSDAGRTPMFIARDGALAGLLAVADPIKESSRAAIQRMHALGLEVVMLTGDTERTAQAIAREAGIERVVAGVLPEGKVSEVKRLQAEGKVVAMVGDGINDAPALAQADIGMAVGTGTDIAAEAADVVLLRGDLRAAVQAVHLSRRTMATMKQNLFWAFIYNVIGIPVAAGALYPAFGILLTPVLASAAMAFSSVSVVTNSLRLRRVRIA; this is encoded by the coding sequence ATGACAACGAACGTGGTGGCCCGCATCCCCGTGACCGGGATGACCTGCGCCGCCTGCCAGGCGCGGGTGCAGAAGACGCTGGCCAAGCAGCCAGGTGTGACCGACGCGTCGGTCAACCTGATGATGGCCACCGCGACGGTGACCTACGATCCGGCGGCGGTGCAGCCGGAGGCGTTGGTCGCGGCGATCGAGGCGAGCGGCTACGGCGCCGAGCTGCCGCGCGACGACCGCAGTGCCTTCGAGGAGCAGGAGGCGCGCGACCGGGAGACGGCGGAGGAATTCGAGGCGCTCAAGCGCAAGGCGATCGCGAGCGGCGTCATCGGCGCGCTGGCGATGGCCGTGATGCCCTGGATGCACCAGATGATGTGGATCACCTGGGTGCTGCTGGTGGTGACCGGCGCGATTATGGCGACGGCCGGTCGGCACTTCTACGTGCGCGCCTGGCAGGCACTGCGACACGGCGGTGCGGATATGAACACGTTGGTCGCGCTCGGCACGGGCGCAGCGTTCCTGTATTCGGTGATCGCGACGGTGACGCCGGGCTTCTTCACCTCGCGAGGCGTGGGCGCCGACGTGTACTACGAGGCGGTGCTGCTGATCATCGCGTTCATCCTCACGGGGAACGCGTTCGAGGCCCGAGCCAAGCGCAACACCGCCGCCGCGCTGCGTGCATTGGTGCAGCTGCAGCCGCGCACCGCGCGCGTGCTGCGGAGCTTGGTCGAGCAGGACATCCCGATCGCGGACGTGGAGCCCGGGGACTTCGTGGTGGTGCGTCCGGGTGAGCGCATCCCGGTGGACGGCGTGGTGCACAAGGGTGAGAGCGCCGTGGACGAGTCGATGCTCACCGGGGAGTCGTTGCCGGTGGCGAAGAAGCCGGGGGACGCCGTCTTCGGCGGTACGATCAACCGCACCGGGGCGTTCCGGCTCAAGGCCACGACGCTCGGCGAGGACTCGATGCTCGCGCGCATCGTGAAGCTGATGCGTGACGCGCAGGGTTCGCGGGCACCGATCCAGGCGTTGGCCGACCGCATCTCGGCGGTGTTCGTGCCGGTGGTGGTGGTGATCGCGCTGCTGACCTTCGGCGCGTGGATGCTGCTGGCAGGCGAGGGCGCATTGGTGCGGGGCTTCGCGGCCGCCGTGACGGTGCTGATTATCGCCTGCCCCTGCGCGATGGGGCTGGCCGTTCCGACGGCGGTGATGGTCGCCACGGGCAAGGGGGCCGAACTCGGCGTGCTGATCAAAGGCGGCGAAGCGCTGCAGCGTGCTGGCGACGTGGAGACGATTGTGCTCGACAAGACGGGCACGGTCACGGAAGGCAAGCCAATGGTGACGGACCTGGTGGTGATCGTTGCCGGCAGCGAGCAGGAACTGCTTGGGCAGGTCGCATCGCTTGAGCGGCTTTCGGAGCATCCGTTGGCGGACGCGATCGTACAGGCGGCGATGGCTCGGGGTGCGTCGGCTGGCAGCGCCGAAGGTTTCGCGTCGGTGACGGGCAAGGGTGTGACGGGTGTCGTGGACGGCGCAGCGTTGGCCGTGGGCAATGGCGCGCTGATGGCCGACTATGCAATCGATGTGGCGCCACTCGCGGTCGAGGCTGTGCGGCTCTCGGACGCGGGCCGCACGCCGATGTTCATCGCGCGCGATGGTGCGTTGGCGGGACTGCTGGCCGTGGCCGATCCCATCAAGGAAAGCTCGCGTGCAGCGATCCAGCGGATGCACGCCCTGGGCCTCGAGGTGGTGATGCTCACCGGCGACACCGAGCGCACGGCGCAGGCGATCGCGCGCGAGGCGGGAATCGAACGCGTCGTGGCCGGCGTGCTGCCGGAAGGGAAGGTCAGCGAAGTGAAGCGCCTGCAGGCCGAGGGCAAGGTGGTGGCGATGGTCGGGGACGGCATCAACGACGCGCCGGCGCTGGCGCAAGCGGACATCGGGATGGCGGTCGGCACTGGCACCGACATCGCGGCCGAAGCGGCCGACGTGGTCCTGCTGCGCGGCGACCTGCGCGCGGCGGTGCAAGCTGTGCACCTGTCGCGCCGTACGATGGCGACAATGAAGCAGAACCTGTTCTGGGCGTTCATCTACAACGTGATCGGTATCCCGGTCGCGGCGGGCGCGCTGTACCCGGCGTTCGGCATTCTCCTCACGCCAGTGCTGGCGAGCGCGGCGATGGCGTTCAGCTCGGTCAGCGTGGTCACCAACTCGCTCCGCCTGCGGCGGGTGCGCATCGCCTAG
- a CDS encoding LLM class flavin-dependent oxidoreductase yields MELGLYTFVEHTPDRHGTLIPREERIANLLEEAVLADQVGLDTFGVGEHHRADYLASAPTMLLAAIAARTSRIKLSTAVTVLSSEDPVRVFQQFATLDLISQGRAEVMAGRGSFIESFPLFGYDLNDYDTLFTEKLDLLLELVRNERVTWKGRHRAPLADQVVYPRPLQEQLPVWIAVGGTPQSVVRAAMHGVPMALAIIGGSPERFVPYAELYRDTWQKAGHDPAKLQLSINSHGFIADTTAQAAETAWHPYALQMGKIGRERGWPPPTKHQFDAERSPKGAVLIGDPQAVIDKILWEHELFGMTRFTLQMSVGSLPHRELMHAIELYGTVVAPAVRKALGSAVPAAAR; encoded by the coding sequence ATGGAACTCGGACTCTATACCTTCGTCGAGCACACGCCCGACCGGCACGGCACGCTGATCCCGCGCGAAGAGCGGATCGCCAACCTGCTGGAGGAGGCGGTGCTGGCCGACCAAGTGGGCCTCGACACCTTCGGCGTCGGTGAGCATCACCGTGCGGACTATCTCGCCAGCGCGCCGACGATGCTGCTGGCGGCAATCGCCGCGCGCACCTCGCGCATCAAGCTCTCGACGGCGGTGACCGTATTGAGCTCCGAGGACCCGGTGCGCGTGTTCCAGCAGTTCGCGACGCTGGACCTGATCTCGCAGGGGCGGGCCGAGGTGATGGCGGGGCGGGGCAGCTTCATCGAGAGCTTCCCGCTGTTCGGCTACGACCTTAACGATTACGACACGCTGTTCACCGAGAAGCTCGACCTCCTGCTCGAGCTGGTGCGCAATGAGCGCGTGACCTGGAAGGGGCGCCATCGCGCGCCGTTGGCCGACCAAGTCGTGTATCCGCGTCCGCTGCAGGAGCAGTTGCCGGTGTGGATCGCGGTGGGTGGGACGCCGCAGTCGGTGGTCCGAGCGGCGATGCACGGCGTGCCGATGGCGCTCGCGATCATCGGCGGATCGCCCGAGCGCTTCGTGCCGTACGCGGAGCTGTACCGCGACACCTGGCAGAAGGCGGGGCACGATCCGGCCAAGCTGCAGTTGAGCATCAACTCGCACGGCTTCATCGCCGACACCACGGCGCAGGCCGCCGAAACCGCTTGGCATCCGTATGCGCTGCAGATGGGCAAGATCGGGCGCGAGCGCGGATGGCCGCCACCGACGAAGCATCAGTTCGACGCCGAGCGTTCGCCCAAGGGCGCGGTGCTCATCGGCGATCCGCAGGCGGTGATCGACAAGATCCTCTGGGAGCACGAGCTCTTTGGGATGACACGCTTCACGCTGCAGATGAGCGTGGGCTCGTTGCCGCACCGCGAGTTGATGCACGCGATCGAGCTGTACGGGACCGTGGTGGCGCCGGCGGTGCGGAAGGCGCTCGGCAGCGCGGTGCCGGCGGCGGCGCGATAG
- a CDS encoding DUF59 domain-containing protein, which yields MTEDQVKLALRRVKDPELNLNILDLGLIYGIAVEGNDVKVDMSLTSPGCPSGPEIMTDAENQLKALEGVGSVSMNLVWSPPWTPDRIEPRVRAYLGF from the coding sequence ATCACCGAAGACCAGGTGAAGCTCGCGCTGCGGCGCGTGAAGGACCCCGAGCTTAACCTCAACATCCTCGATCTCGGCCTCATCTACGGCATCGCCGTCGAGGGCAACGACGTGAAGGTCGATATGTCGCTCACCTCGCCCGGGTGCCCCTCCGGCCCGGAGATAATGACCGACGCCGAGAACCAGCTGAAGGCGCTCGAGGGCGTCGGGAGCGTGTCGATGAACCTCGTCTGGTCGCCGCCGTGGACGCCTGATCGGATCGAGCCGAGAGTGCGGGCGTATCTCGGGTTCTGA
- a CDS encoding ribonuclease D: protein MSRSAKSLSAEYLDTDAAVSAWLAKAKGARRLALDTEGASFHRYVDRIYLLQLSTDSAHAIIDPLAVASPAQLGALIEDPKVEIVFHDADYDLRLLHQDYGWNVRNVFDTRVASQLLGIKAFGLASLLEAYFGVKLDKKHQRADWSMRPLTADMLDYAAQDTIHLLGLRDELHGQLVKKGRLAWAQEEFERLALVRWSADDSADAFLRVKGARDLTRRELAVFRELVQWRDATALKLDRATFRVVSNEVLLEAAKAHPASKESLGNIKGMPRGILERTHAEILAAIDRGLAVPEAELPRFPKAARWDRDPEFDHKVGAVKAVRDAAAARLELDPGVLCSRERMEAVARMLPGEPGEILQIPDFRRWQVEELGAEFVRVLAPWRKNDSPYRE, encoded by the coding sequence GTGTCCCGTTCCGCGAAATCGCTGTCCGCCGAGTATCTCGATACCGATGCCGCCGTGTCCGCCTGGCTCGCGAAGGCCAAAGGCGCGCGCCGCCTCGCGTTGGATACCGAAGGGGCGAGCTTCCATCGCTACGTGGACCGCATCTACCTGCTGCAGCTCTCGACGGACAGCGCGCACGCGATCATCGACCCGCTGGCGGTCGCGTCGCCGGCCCAGCTCGGGGCGCTGATCGAGGATCCGAAGGTCGAGATCGTCTTTCACGACGCGGACTACGACCTGCGCCTGCTGCACCAGGACTACGGCTGGAACGTGCGCAACGTCTTCGACACGCGCGTGGCATCGCAACTGCTCGGCATCAAGGCCTTTGGGCTGGCCTCGCTGCTCGAGGCGTACTTTGGCGTGAAGCTCGACAAGAAGCACCAGCGCGCCGACTGGTCGATGCGCCCGCTGACCGCCGATATGCTGGACTACGCGGCGCAGGACACGATTCACCTACTGGGCCTGCGCGACGAGCTGCACGGGCAGCTGGTGAAGAAGGGCCGCTTGGCGTGGGCGCAGGAGGAGTTTGAACGACTGGCGCTGGTGCGATGGTCGGCCGATGACTCCGCAGACGCCTTCTTGCGCGTGAAGGGTGCCCGCGATCTTACGCGCCGCGAGCTGGCCGTGTTCCGCGAGCTGGTGCAGTGGCGCGACGCGACGGCGCTGAAGCTGGATCGCGCGACGTTCCGCGTGGTGAGCAACGAGGTGCTGCTGGAGGCGGCGAAGGCGCACCCGGCGAGCAAGGAATCGCTGGGGAACATCAAGGGGATGCCGCGCGGCATCCTCGAGCGCACGCACGCCGAGATCCTTGCGGCGATCGACCGCGGGCTGGCGGTGCCGGAGGCGGAGCTGCCGAGGTTTCCGAAGGCGGCGCGCTGGGACCGCGACCCGGAGTTCGATCACAAGGTCGGCGCGGTGAAGGCGGTGCGCGACGCGGCGGCGGCGCGGCTCGAACTGGATCCCGGGGTGCTTTGCTCGCGCGAGCGGATGGAGGCGGTGGCGCGGATGCTCCCGGGCGAGCCGGGGGAGATCCTGCAGATCCCGGATTTCCGGCGCTGGCAGGTCGAGGAGTTGGGGGCGGAGTTCGTGCGGGTGCTGGCGCCCTGGAGGAAGAACGATTCGCCGTACCGGGAGTGA
- a CDS encoding serine hydrolase: MLLLALATLLTLPPDPVPLQPPRAVGMSAARLAEVDRIVQRGITAGAYPGAAVVIGRRGGVVHQKGYGRLAWHQTGEVNPVSSIYDLASLTKAVCLSTAAMILYDEGKLPLDLRVQTVLPEFTGRWKERVTVAQLLTHRSGLPPGRRIWQTANSPAEGREQVLTTRLNSIPGGVTDYSDLGAMVLGFTIERVSGMPLDQFCRTRIFEPLGMHDTGYRPDPVLRARIAPTEMYPPRGYPLRGEVHDESAWRLGGVSGHAGLFGTAQDLAIFAQMMLNRGRYGDLRLIADSTVRRFTTLQAGNRTYGWMIASGEQGSGEFLSERTYGHAGYTGTSLWIDPERELFVIILTNRVHDPRAQRAGIIIADVRHDVADAAALAITDDRQLAAVSWPRDFRVDQRPDWNPPARTLIRRPTTLPRASAASSPETDTP, from the coding sequence ATGCTCCTCCTCGCCCTCGCCACCCTCCTCACCCTCCCGCCGGATCCGGTCCCGCTCCAGCCCCCTCGCGCCGTCGGGATGTCCGCTGCGCGCCTCGCTGAAGTCGACCGCATCGTCCAGCGTGGTATCACGGCGGGCGCATATCCGGGCGCGGCAGTCGTCATCGGCCGACGCGGAGGCGTCGTGCACCAGAAGGGCTACGGGCGCCTCGCCTGGCACCAGACCGGCGAGGTGAATCCGGTCAGCAGCATCTACGATCTCGCATCGCTGACGAAGGCCGTCTGCCTCTCGACGGCCGCGATGATCCTCTACGACGAAGGCAAGCTTCCGCTCGACCTGCGCGTGCAGACCGTGCTACCGGAGTTCACCGGGCGCTGGAAGGAGCGCGTCACGGTCGCGCAGCTGCTCACGCATCGCTCGGGCCTGCCGCCGGGCCGGCGCATCTGGCAGACGGCCAACAGTCCCGCCGAGGGCCGCGAGCAGGTGCTGACGACCCGGCTCAACTCGATTCCCGGCGGCGTCACCGATTATTCCGACCTCGGCGCGATGGTACTCGGCTTCACCATCGAGCGCGTGAGCGGGATGCCGCTCGACCAGTTCTGCCGCACGCGCATCTTCGAGCCGCTCGGGATGCACGACACCGGCTATCGCCCGGACCCCGTGTTGCGCGCACGCATCGCGCCGACGGAGATGTATCCGCCCCGCGGCTATCCGCTGCGCGGCGAGGTGCACGACGAATCGGCCTGGCGGCTCGGCGGCGTCAGCGGCCACGCCGGGCTCTTCGGTACGGCGCAGGATCTCGCCATCTTCGCGCAGATGATGCTCAACCGCGGTCGCTACGGCGACCTGCGGCTCATCGCCGACTCCACCGTACGGCGCTTCACCACGCTGCAGGCCGGCAACCGCACCTACGGCTGGATGATCGCGTCGGGCGAGCAGGGCTCCGGCGAGTTCTTGAGTGAGCGCACCTACGGCCACGCCGGATACACCGGGACGTCACTGTGGATCGACCCCGAGCGCGAGCTCTTCGTCATCATCCTGACCAACCGCGTGCACGACCCACGCGCCCAGCGGGCCGGCATCATCATCGCCGACGTGCGGCACGACGTCGCCGACGCGGCGGCGCTCGCCATCACCGACGACCGCCAGCTCGCCGCCGTGAGCTGGCCGCGCGACTTCCGCGTGGACCAGCGGCCCGACTGGAACCCGCCGGCACGGACGCTGATTCGTCGTCCGACGACCCTTCCGCGCGCCAGCGCGGCCTCGAGCCCCGAGACGGACACGCCGTGA
- a CDS encoding sigma-70 family RNA polymerase sigma factor — MATDPLTIRRAINGDESALRALWVAHAPRIDAVVRRLVGDPDQAADIAQEVWIQIFRALPSWRGDSQFSTWAHRIAVNRTLNALRSVRRIAKLETVMEEDTVSVEADTDRSFLAQSIDEAVQQLSPGARAVFVLHDVEGYTHEEIAQELGITSGGSKSQLFKARAKLRRLLAHLVDATSPAQDPGYVTPLD; from the coding sequence ATGGCTACAGACCCCCTCACCATCCGACGCGCCATCAACGGTGACGAGTCGGCGCTGCGCGCCCTGTGGGTGGCGCACGCGCCGCGCATCGATGCCGTCGTGCGCCGGTTGGTCGGTGATCCCGACCAGGCGGCGGACATCGCGCAGGAAGTCTGGATCCAGATCTTCCGGGCTCTGCCGTCGTGGCGCGGGGATTCGCAGTTCTCGACCTGGGCGCACCGCATCGCGGTGAACCGCACGCTCAATGCGCTGCGCTCGGTGCGCCGGATCGCGAAGCTCGAGACGGTGATGGAAGAAGACACGGTGTCGGTGGAGGCGGACACGGATCGTTCGTTCCTCGCGCAATCCATCGACGAAGCGGTACAGCAACTCTCGCCGGGCGCACGTGCGGTGTTCGTGCTGCACGACGTGGAAGGCTACACGCACGAGGAGATCGCCCAGGAACTCGGCATCACCTCGGGTGGCTCGAAGTCCCAACTGTTCAAGGCGCGCGCGAAGCTTCGCCGGCTGCTCGCGCACCTCGTGGATGCAACCTCGCCGGCGCAGGATCCAGGATATGTCACACCTCTCGACTGA
- a CDS encoding alpha/beta hydrolase gives MHDPTAKDRLAHWRRSRPRTPPLERRIVRARGLDFAVRASPAVPDSVPIVAVNGGLLYGHDLLWPTFAPLAEYRQVILYDQRGRGGTTAPPGTRAARIEHDALDLKALRETLEIPQWDIAAHSWGSGIALLGAAQDPDGVRRILAFGSVGPSSRWLDTLHARALAFLLSRERRREYETLAVLDPQMLHREDAEAHAHYSRALYPAYFYDDSAVLGPPPLSISATGAAVAARLRREGYDWRDALAAVKAPALFIHGEQDVVPVSESEAMTNVLPRAHLLRVPQCGHMPFFEWPALVFEAALRFLIA, from the coding sequence GTGCACGATCCCACCGCCAAGGACCGCCTCGCGCACTGGCGCCGCTCCCGCCCACGGACGCCGCCGCTCGAACGGCGCATCGTACGCGCCCGCGGACTCGACTTCGCTGTCCGGGCCTCGCCCGCCGTGCCCGACAGCGTCCCGATCGTCGCCGTCAACGGGGGGCTGCTCTACGGCCACGACCTGCTCTGGCCCACCTTCGCGCCGCTGGCGGAATACCGGCAGGTGATCCTCTACGACCAGCGCGGCCGTGGCGGCACCACCGCGCCGCCCGGGACACGCGCCGCCCGCATCGAGCACGACGCACTCGACCTCAAGGCGCTGCGCGAGACGTTGGAGATCCCGCAGTGGGACATCGCGGCGCATTCCTGGGGCAGCGGCATCGCACTGCTCGGCGCTGCGCAGGATCCCGACGGCGTGCGCCGCATCCTCGCCTTCGGCAGCGTCGGGCCCAGCTCACGATGGCTCGACACCCTGCACGCGCGTGCGCTGGCCTTCCTGCTGTCACGCGAGCGGAGGCGTGAGTACGAAACGCTGGCGGTGCTCGACCCACAGATGCTGCATCGCGAAGACGCCGAGGCCCACGCGCACTACAGCCGCGCGCTGTACCCGGCCTACTTCTACGACGACAGCGCCGTACTCGGCCCGCCCCCGCTCTCCATCAGCGCCACCGGCGCTGCCGTGGCCGCGCGCCTGCGACGCGAAGGCTACGATTGGCGCGACGCGCTCGCCGCCGTCAAGGCGCCGGCGCTTTTCATCCACGGCGAGCAGGACGTGGTACCCGTCAGCGAGTCCGAGGCGATGACGAACGTCCTGCCGCGCGCCCACCTGCTGCGCGTGCCGCAGTGCGGGCATATGCCCTTCTTCGAGTGGCCGGCGCTGGTATTCGAGGCCGCGCTGCGGTTTCTCATCGCGTGA
- a CDS encoding PDZ domain-containing protein: MPMRVMVLGAAVVLAAELPAQLPAQQAGQQPARAPMVETVRTRLTQENEAEIIRVVNELRAREARILRELAGTRLDDLTARRALEQQLASTSREAFTLMSIIESRCLEQRTAAPAGYLGLNITTEIELRDSTRRVRYSTVASVEPGSPAEAAGIAAGDRLMSVGGRDTQRAEPELADLLSPGRRLPVVVDRKGATQEFTVTVAPRPQRLSAACPEYERAMQPLRMGTVARVWVRDSVDARGNRIVTVLPTPSVAAPPVPGITIAPVRTPPSPPSPPSTTTPRPSVVSVPSTPTPPAAPAAPMVFMYGVTNGATSEIAYFSGAQFRALDDDWRGVLGVRPGTDGVLVNEVAPGSAAASAGLKAGDVILSVDGTTATSPIVVARLLSLTEAPQSTLRVLRARETRTVQFPRVSARTPYLRP, from the coding sequence ATGCCGATGCGAGTGATGGTCCTCGGCGCGGCGGTCGTGCTGGCGGCGGAGTTGCCGGCGCAGTTGCCGGCGCAGCAGGCGGGCCAGCAGCCGGCGAGGGCGCCGATGGTGGAGACAGTCCGGACGCGCCTGACGCAGGAGAACGAGGCGGAGATCATCCGCGTGGTGAACGAGCTGCGGGCGCGCGAGGCGCGGATTCTCCGCGAGCTGGCGGGCACGCGGCTGGACGACCTCACGGCGCGCCGCGCGCTGGAGCAGCAGTTGGCGTCGACGTCGCGCGAGGCGTTCACGCTGATGAGCATCATTGAGTCGCGCTGCCTCGAGCAGCGTACGGCGGCGCCGGCGGGCTATCTCGGGCTCAACATCACCACGGAAATCGAACTGCGCGACAGTACGCGGCGCGTGCGGTACTCGACGGTCGCGAGCGTGGAGCCCGGGTCGCCGGCGGAGGCAGCGGGCATCGCAGCGGGAGATCGCCTGATGTCCGTCGGCGGACGCGATACGCAGCGGGCGGAGCCCGAGCTGGCCGACCTGCTGTCGCCGGGCCGGCGCCTGCCGGTGGTGGTGGATCGCAAGGGCGCGACGCAGGAGTTCACGGTGACGGTGGCGCCGCGTCCGCAGCGGCTGAGCGCGGCTTGCCCGGAGTACGAGCGCGCGATGCAGCCGCTGCGGATGGGCACCGTGGCGCGCGTGTGGGTGCGCGACTCGGTGGATGCGCGGGGCAATCGCATCGTGACGGTGTTGCCGACGCCGAGCGTCGCGGCCCCGCCGGTGCCGGGGATCACGATCGCACCGGTGCGCACGCCGCCATCGCCCCCGTCTCCCCCGTCGACCACGACGCCACGCCCCTCAGTCGTGTCAGTGCCCTCGACGCCGACGCCGCCGGCCGCCCCGGCCGCGCCGATGGTCTTTATGTACGGCGTCACCAACGGCGCGACGAGCGAGATCGCCTACTTCAGCGGCGCGCAGTTCCGCGCGCTCGATGACGATTGGCGTGGCGTCCTCGGCGTGCGGCCGGGCACCGACGGCGTGCTGGTGAACGAGGTCGCGCCGGGCTCGGCGGCGGCCAGCGCCGGGCTCAAGGCGGGTGACGTCATCCTCAGCGTGGACGGCACGACGGCAACGTCGCCGATCGTGGTCGCGCGGCTGCTCTCGCTCACCGAGGCGCCACAGTCCACGCTGCGCGTGCTGCGGGCGCGCGAGACGCGGACGGTGCAGTTCCCGCGCGTATCCGCACGGACGCCGTACCTGCGCCCGTAG
- a CDS encoding matrixin family metalloprotease, with translation MTRRLAASLRRSAAGTALGFALTLFACGAPDRDDPNTVHVVVAEPEDGVADEPSDGGSLTRSDLSAPDRDPLAILSALELRADGTYLHELLDARDGWNFRWPDRRLEAMRVWIEPSPLAGYREPYARAVEQAFHAWAEIGLPFIFTVVRDSARAEVHVTWVDRFDGRMTGRTNWRHDQHGWILGGSIEMALHLPDGRPVTLEGVRAVALHEVGHLLGLDHPADTASVMSAQVFVTQMSEADRRTARLVYDLPPGRIRP, from the coding sequence GTGACGCGACGGCTCGCTGCGTCGCTGCGGCGCTCCGCCGCGGGCACCGCGCTTGGGTTCGCGCTCACGCTGTTCGCCTGCGGCGCGCCGGATCGCGACGACCCGAACACCGTGCACGTCGTCGTGGCGGAACCCGAGGACGGCGTCGCCGACGAGCCGTCTGACGGCGGATCGCTCACGCGCTCGGACCTCAGCGCCCCGGATCGCGATCCCCTCGCCATCCTCAGCGCGCTCGAGCTCCGCGCCGACGGCACCTACCTGCACGAGCTGCTCGACGCGCGCGACGGCTGGAACTTCCGTTGGCCCGACCGCCGTCTCGAGGCGATGCGCGTATGGATCGAGCCGTCACCGCTGGCCGGCTATCGCGAACCCTACGCCCGCGCCGTGGAGCAGGCCTTTCACGCCTGGGCGGAGATCGGCCTGCCGTTCATCTTCACCGTCGTCCGCGACTCGGCGCGCGCCGAGGTGCACGTCACCTGGGTGGATCGCTTCGACGGGCGAATGACCGGCCGTACCAACTGGCGGCACGACCAGCACGGCTGGATCCTCGGCGGCTCGATCGAGATGGCACTGCACCTGCCCGACGGTCGCCCGGTCACGCTCGAGGGCGTACGCGCCGTGGCGCTGCACGAGGTCGGCCACCTGCTCGGGCTCGATCATCCGGCAGATACGGCCAGCGTGATGTCAGCGCAGGTGTTCGTCACGCAAATGAGCGAGGCGGACCGTCGCACGGCCCGCCTCGTCTACGACCTGCCGCCGGGACGCATCCGCCCCTGA